The following proteins come from a genomic window of Geminicoccaceae bacterium SCSIO 64248:
- a CDS encoding class II aldolase/adducin family protein, giving the protein MTTTSDASIRLDMVTTCRRMNETGINQGTSGNLSVRNDKGFLITPTSLPYELMGPEDLVQMSFDGSYDGLHRPSSEWRFHRDILQARTDIDVVLHCHSTYATTLACHHRAIPSFHYMTGVAGGTTIRCAAYATFGTQALSDNALEALADRLACLLGQHGQIALGKTSASALWLATEVETLAKMYVHALALGEPPVLPEEEMNRVLTQMRNMSYGQAPDLEGVNDGARPTGR; this is encoded by the coding sequence ATGACGACCACCAGCGATGCCTCGATTCGCCTCGACATGGTGACGACCTGTCGCCGGATGAACGAGACCGGCATCAATCAGGGGACGTCCGGCAACCTGTCGGTGCGCAACGACAAGGGCTTCCTGATCACGCCGACCTCCTTGCCCTACGAGCTTATGGGGCCGGAGGATCTCGTGCAGATGAGCTTCGACGGCAGCTATGACGGCCTGCACCGTCCCTCGTCGGAATGGCGCTTCCATCGCGACATCCTCCAGGCGCGCACGGACATCGACGTCGTCCTGCATTGCCATTCGACCTATGCGACCACGCTGGCCTGCCATCACCGCGCGATCCCGAGCTTCCACTACATGACCGGCGTCGCCGGGGGCACGACGATCCGTTGCGCCGCATACGCGACCTTCGGCACGCAGGCGTTGTCCGACAACGCGCTCGAGGCCCTGGCCGACCGGCTCGCGTGCCTGCTGGGCCAGCACGGCCAGATCGCGCTCGGCAAGACGTCCGCCAGCGCGCTCTGGCTGGCGACCGAGGTCGAGACGCTGGCCAAGATGTACGTACACGCGCTGGCGCTGGGCGAGCCGCCGGTCCTGCCGGAGGAGGAGATGAACCGCGTTCTCACGCAGATGCGCAACATGAGCTACGGCCAGGCGCCCGATCTCGAAGGCGTCAACGACGGCGCGCGACCGACCGGGCGCTAG
- a CDS encoding substrate-binding domain-containing protein gives MNTTRRTLLAAAGGGVLAGTLATPFGRLALAQAQAQMGIVVKIGGIPWFNAMEAGIQQGASDYGMNAWMVGPTQADAAQQVSAIEDLIARKVDVIGVVPNDAAALEPVLGRAKDAGIMVLTHESPGQKNADWDFELTTVDAYGAAHMDLLAQQMGAAGRYIVYVGSLTVPLHNAWADAAIAYQEEKYPDMEMVGDRFGVAESVDDTYRTTLDQLRAHPDLTGILTFGSQGPIGAARALDDRGAAEKVALVGGFSPGQGQRYVKQGIIRGGFIWNPMLAGQCFVQIGKMLAEGQQLTDGMELVEVGPVRVDPETRIIQAQKLEALDKENIDRLVELGL, from the coding sequence ATGAACACGACCCGACGCACGCTCCTCGCCGCTGCGGGCGGCGGCGTGCTGGCCGGCACGCTGGCAACGCCCTTCGGCCGGCTCGCTCTGGCGCAGGCGCAGGCGCAGATGGGCATCGTCGTCAAGATCGGCGGCATTCCCTGGTTCAACGCCATGGAGGCGGGCATCCAGCAGGGCGCCTCCGACTACGGCATGAACGCCTGGATGGTCGGCCCGACCCAGGCCGACGCGGCCCAGCAGGTGAGCGCGATCGAGGATCTGATCGCCCGCAAGGTCGATGTCATCGGCGTGGTGCCGAACGACGCCGCCGCGCTCGAGCCGGTGCTCGGGCGGGCGAAGGACGCCGGCATCATGGTGCTCACCCATGAGAGCCCCGGCCAGAAGAACGCGGACTGGGACTTCGAGCTGACCACGGTGGACGCCTACGGCGCGGCCCACATGGACCTCCTGGCGCAGCAGATGGGCGCGGCCGGCCGGTACATCGTCTATGTCGGCTCGCTGACCGTGCCCTTGCACAATGCATGGGCGGACGCGGCGATCGCCTACCAGGAGGAGAAATATCCCGACATGGAGATGGTCGGCGACCGCTTCGGCGTCGCCGAGAGCGTCGACGACACCTACCGCACGACGCTCGACCAGCTTCGGGCCCACCCCGACCTGACCGGCATCCTGACCTTCGGCTCGCAGGGGCCGATCGGGGCGGCGCGCGCGCTCGACGACCGGGGGGCTGCCGAAAAGGTCGCCCTGGTCGGCGGCTTCTCGCCGGGACAGGGCCAGCGCTACGTCAAGCAGGGCATCATCCGGGGCGGCTTCATCTGGAACCCGATGCTGGCCGGGCAATGCTTCGTCCAGATCGGCAAGATGCTGGCCGAGGGGCAGCAGCTCACGGATGGCATGGAACTGGTCGAGGTCGGGCCGGTGCGGGTCGATCCGGAGACGCGGATCATCCAGGCGCAGAAGCTCGAGGCGCTCGACAAGGAGAACATCGACCGGCTGGTCGAGCTTGGCCTCTGA
- a CDS encoding sugar ABC transporter ATP-binding protein: MASEAVTAAAPFLRLAGVSKRFGGVTALDSIDWEVERGEIHCLVGENGCGKSTLIKTIAGVHAPEPGGVIAIEGAPVLPLTPARAHALGIQVIFQDLALFPNLSVAENIAVESHLEGFARPVRHGRMRALAEATLKRLHFDLPTDMIVSDLSVAERQIVAICRGLAASARLIFMDEPTASLTRAEVRRLQTIVARLKADGIAVVFVSHRLDEVVEIAERVTVMRDGQKVGTYPVAEVDQARIASLMTGMEIAHQVVARDMSAAAPLLEVRNLTRAGEYEDVSFTLRKGEVLGITGLLGAGRTELALSLFGMTRAESGEVRIEGRAVDLSSNRQALRAGIAYVSEDRLSYGLVLRQPIGTNIVLSVLGRLANAYGLVTRKAQADLASEWVERLAIKIPGLDRPVQTLSGGNQQRVVLAKWLATRPRVLILDSPTVGVDIKNKKGIYDIVADLSRQGVGIVVISDEVGEIFATCDRVLHMRAGRIVGEETPGRISEHALEEAIYA; the protein is encoded by the coding sequence TTGGCCTCTGAGGCGGTGACGGCCGCCGCGCCGTTCCTGCGCCTGGCCGGCGTCTCCAAGCGCTTCGGCGGCGTCACCGCCCTCGATTCGATCGACTGGGAGGTCGAGCGGGGCGAGATCCATTGCCTGGTCGGCGAGAACGGCTGCGGCAAGTCCACGCTGATCAAGACGATCGCGGGCGTGCACGCGCCCGAGCCGGGCGGCGTCATCGCGATCGAGGGCGCTCCGGTCCTGCCGCTGACGCCGGCCAGGGCCCACGCGCTCGGCATCCAGGTCATCTTTCAAGACCTGGCGCTGTTCCCGAACCTGTCGGTCGCGGAGAACATCGCGGTCGAGAGCCATCTCGAAGGCTTCGCCCGGCCGGTGCGCCATGGCCGGATGCGCGCGCTGGCCGAGGCGACCCTGAAACGGCTGCATTTCGACCTGCCGACCGACATGATCGTGTCCGATCTTTCGGTCGCCGAACGCCAGATCGTGGCCATCTGCCGCGGCCTCGCCGCCAGCGCGCGCCTGATCTTCATGGACGAGCCGACCGCGTCCCTGACCCGCGCCGAGGTCCGCCGCCTGCAAACCATCGTCGCCCGCCTGAAGGCGGACGGCATCGCGGTCGTGTTCGTGTCGCACCGGCTGGACGAGGTGGTCGAGATCGCCGAGCGGGTCACGGTCATGCGCGATGGCCAGAAGGTCGGCACCTATCCCGTCGCCGAGGTGGACCAGGCGCGGATCGCCAGCCTGATGACCGGTATGGAGATCGCGCATCAGGTCGTCGCGCGCGACATGTCGGCGGCGGCGCCGCTTCTCGAGGTTCGCAACCTGACGCGGGCGGGCGAGTACGAGGACGTCTCCTTCACCCTGCGCAAAGGCGAGGTCCTGGGCATCACCGGCCTGCTCGGCGCCGGGCGGACCGAACTCGCGCTGTCGCTTTTCGGCATGACCCGGGCGGAGTCGGGCGAGGTCCGAATCGAGGGCCGCGCCGTCGATCTGTCCTCGAATCGCCAGGCGCTCCGTGCAGGGATCGCCTATGTCTCGGAGGACCGGCTGAGCTACGGCCTCGTGCTCCGCCAGCCGATCGGGACCAACATCGTCCTCTCCGTCCTCGGCCGGCTCGCCAACGCCTACGGCCTGGTCACGCGCAAGGCGCAGGCCGACCTCGCCTCCGAATGGGTCGAGCGGCTCGCCATCAAGATACCGGGCCTCGACCGGCCGGTGCAGACGCTGTCCGGCGGCAACCAGCAGCGCGTCGTCCTGGCGAAATGGCTGGCGACCCGGCCGCGCGTGCTGATCCTCGACAGCCCGACGGTCGGCGTCGACATCAAGAACAAGAAGGGGATCTACGACATCGTCGCCGACCTGTCCCGGCAGGGCGTCGGCATCGTCGTGATCTCGGACGAGGTCGGCGAGATCTTCGCGACCTGCGACCGGGTCCTGCACATGCGCGCCGGACGGATCGTCGGCGAGGAGACGCCCGGCCGGATCAGCGAGCACGCGCTCGAGGAGGCGATCTATGCCTGA
- a CDS encoding FGGY family carbohydrate kinase gives MTAIAVLDIGKTNVKLSVTDRQGAVLETLSTANPSLPGPPYRHHDVAGLEDWVLNGLAELGGRHAIEAIVPCAHGSGGVLVDRDGPALPMVDYEGEIPAGIDAAYRSAAGDFRERGSSIMLGAAHIARQMLWQETCWPEAFKRATHILPLPQYWAWRLSGVPAADVTSLAAQSHLWSPAERRPARIVDERGWTRLMPPVTPPWTALGPLRPEIAARTGLRPGTRVLCGVHDSTVNLYRYQAAGLSDMTVVSTGTWLVAITDRPDTADKTERSGVVWNADVEGRPLSGVLMMAGREFSAIAGKDDGEIEAVDLARVERLIAQGTMALPSFGEDDGFFPDSAGRGRIEGPTPADARERRALAVLYTALLADVALDHLPRASQVVLDGSFVREPVFAALVAAMRAEPTFTNDHYYGTATGAALLAGHEARTEPVPIALARACPAEPAGLDAYRKAWRSRADQRRKP, from the coding sequence ATGACGGCGATCGCTGTCCTCGATATCGGCAAGACCAACGTCAAGCTGAGCGTGACCGACCGCCAGGGCGCCGTCCTCGAGACGCTCTCGACCGCCAATCCGTCGCTGCCCGGCCCGCCCTACCGCCACCACGATGTCGCCGGCCTGGAGGACTGGGTGCTGAACGGCCTGGCCGAGCTTGGCGGCCGTCACGCCATCGAGGCGATCGTGCCCTGCGCGCACGGCTCCGGCGGCGTGCTGGTCGATCGGGACGGCCCCGCCCTGCCGATGGTCGACTACGAAGGCGAGATCCCGGCCGGGATCGACGCGGCGTACCGGTCAGCGGCCGGCGATTTTCGCGAGCGCGGCAGCTCGATCATGCTGGGCGCGGCGCACATCGCGCGGCAGATGCTCTGGCAGGAGACCTGCTGGCCGGAGGCCTTCAAGCGCGCGACCCACATTCTGCCCCTGCCGCAATACTGGGCGTGGCGGCTGTCGGGCGTGCCGGCCGCCGACGTGACCAGCCTGGCGGCGCAGTCGCATCTCTGGTCGCCGGCCGAGCGGCGTCCGGCGCGGATCGTCGACGAGCGCGGCTGGACACGGCTGATGCCGCCGGTGACGCCGCCCTGGACCGCGCTCGGTCCCCTGCGCCCGGAGATCGCGGCGCGGACCGGCCTGCGCCCGGGCACGCGCGTCCTGTGCGGCGTGCACGACAGCACGGTGAATCTCTACCGCTACCAGGCGGCGGGCCTGTCCGACATGACGGTCGTCTCGACCGGAACGTGGCTGGTCGCGATCACCGACCGTCCGGACACGGCCGACAAGACCGAGCGCTCCGGGGTGGTCTGGAACGCCGACGTCGAAGGCCGGCCGCTGTCCGGCGTGCTGATGATGGCCGGCCGCGAGTTCAGCGCGATTGCAGGCAAGGACGACGGCGAGATCGAGGCGGTCGACCTTGCCCGCGTCGAGCGGCTGATCGCGCAGGGCACGATGGCGCTGCCGTCCTTCGGCGAGGACGACGGCTTCTTCCCGGACAGCGCCGGCCGGGGGCGGATCGAGGGGCCGACGCCTGCGGACGCCCGCGAGCGGCGGGCGCTTGCCGTGCTGTACACGGCCTTGCTGGCCGACGTGGCGCTCGACCATCTGCCGCGGGCGTCGCAGGTCGTCCTCGACGGCAGCTTCGTGCGCGAGCCCGTCTTCGCCGCGCTGGTCGCGGCCATGCGCGCGGAACCGACCTTCACCAACGACCATTATTACGGCACGGCGACCGGCGCTGCGCTGCTGGCCGGCCATGAAGCGCGCACGGAGCCGGTTCCGATCGCGCTCGCGCGCGCGTGTCCGGCCGAGCCGGCCGGTCTCGATGCCTACCGGAAGGCCTGGCGCTCGCGCGCCGATCAACGGAGAAAGCCATGA
- a CDS encoding sugar phosphate isomerase/epimerase produces MNKLGLHGNVWAAGWSHDECARAIGNTAELGFDLVEAPALDPSLIDVAFTAKQLEKAGIGITFSLGLDAETDLSSGDPEKIRRGEARLGDVVSMTRDLGGTHICGIIYSAFQKYMVPATKEGIAGSVDALRRVAEKAAASDIVLGLEVVNRYETNVLNTAAQGVDMCKRIGAPNVKVHLDVYHMNIEEADMEAAIIDTGDYIGYFHTGDSNRGYMGTGSIDLPRVFKALVRSGYQGPITFESFSSAVVGQPLEGILGIWRNLWEDGYDLARHAKMYTESQLKSAHEAHNCGRKGLPF; encoded by the coding sequence ATGAACAAACTCGGACTGCACGGCAATGTCTGGGCCGCCGGCTGGAGTCACGACGAGTGCGCGCGCGCGATCGGCAACACGGCCGAGCTCGGCTTCGACCTGGTCGAGGCGCCCGCCCTCGATCCCAGCCTGATCGACGTCGCCTTCACGGCCAAGCAGCTGGAGAAGGCCGGGATCGGCATCACCTTCTCGCTCGGCCTCGACGCCGAGACGGACCTCTCGAGCGGCGATCCCGAAAAGATCAGGCGGGGCGAGGCGCGCCTCGGCGACGTCGTTTCGATGACGCGCGACCTGGGCGGCACGCATATCTGCGGCATCATCTACTCCGCCTTCCAGAAATACATGGTGCCCGCGACCAAGGAGGGCATCGCAGGCTCGGTCGACGCGCTGCGCCGGGTGGCGGAGAAGGCGGCCGCCAGCGACATCGTCCTCGGGCTCGAGGTGGTGAACCGCTACGAGACCAACGTGCTGAACACCGCGGCGCAGGGCGTCGACATGTGCAAGCGGATCGGCGCGCCGAACGTGAAGGTCCATCTCGACGTCTATCACATGAACATCGAGGAGGCCGACATGGAGGCGGCCATCATCGATACTGGCGACTATATCGGCTATTTCCATACCGGCGATTCCAACCGCGGCTACATGGGCACCGGCTCGATCGACCTGCCGCGCGTGTTCAAGGCCCTGGTTCGCTCGGGCTACCAGGGGCCGATCACCTTCGAGTCGTTCTCGTCCGCCGTGGTCGGGCAGCCGCTCGAAGGCATTCTCGGCATCTGGCGCAATCTGTGGGAGGACGGCTACGACCTTGCCCGCCACGCCAAGATGTACACCGAGTCGCAGCTGAAGTCGGCGCACGAGGCGCACAATTGCGGGCGCAAGGGCCTGCCTTTCTAG
- a CDS encoding TetR/AcrR family transcriptional regulator, with product MSKAEQIAEAAEALFYQEGFHGTGIDRIVQAAQVTPRTLYRHYASKDALVSAVLARREARYVSRMERDAAAHATRHGDPLLALFDALAAWFGSEGDGGCMFLKAFGEYSAHEPEVAEAVKDHKQRVLSDLRRRTGEAGLDPDGGLPEQLMLLMEGATALAPILGGEVAASRARAAALTLLRAAYAESGR from the coding sequence ATGTCGAAAGCTGAGCAGATCGCCGAGGCCGCCGAGGCCCTCTTCTACCAGGAGGGATTTCATGGCACCGGCATCGACCGGATCGTCCAGGCCGCGCAGGTCACGCCCCGCACGCTCTATCGTCACTACGCGTCGAAGGACGCGCTCGTGTCCGCCGTGCTGGCGCGACGCGAGGCACGCTATGTCAGCCGGATGGAGCGGGACGCCGCCGCCCACGCCACTCGGCACGGCGACCCGCTGCTCGCCCTGTTCGATGCGCTCGCGGCCTGGTTCGGTTCGGAGGGCGATGGCGGCTGCATGTTCCTCAAGGCGTTCGGCGAGTACAGCGCGCACGAGCCCGAAGTCGCCGAGGCCGTCAAAGACCACAAGCAGCGGGTTCTCTCCGATCTGCGCCGCCGTACCGGCGAGGCCGGTCTCGATCCTGATGGCGGCTTGCCCGAGCAGCTTATGCTCCTGATGGAGGGCGCGACGGCGCTCGCGCCGATCCTGGGCGGGGAGGTCGCCGCGTCGCGGGCCCGCGCCGCCGCCCTGACGCTCCTGCGTGCGGCCTATGCCGAAAGCGGCCGATGA
- a CDS encoding ABC transporter permease — protein MAERAAHPDGGLGSLMATLRTGLPGGAIGLPLLLVALVAGFSLFVPQFATIGTLQSFMYQIPMLGLLSLAMVVPLLSGGLNLAIIATANQSALLMAWIMTATMPAEPGGATVALVIVGALLAGLALCVVIGLLTGAFVAYTGVHPILVTLGTKSLLDGISIYLTRGTVISGIPPIYAEIGNMTFLGLPATFIVFALAAFVLAVLLQRTPFGITVVMAGSNIEATRYSAIDTRRTLIGVYLVSSILCFVASTVMLATFNSASAGYAQSFLLVTILAAVLGGVDPFGGFGKVSGLLVALAILQVISSGFNQLGLSNHLTVAIWGLVLIAVMAVQTLRASGFFSFGGSGKA, from the coding sequence GTGGCTGAGCGCGCCGCCCATCCGGACGGCGGCCTCGGCTCGCTGATGGCGACGCTGCGCACGGGACTGCCAGGCGGCGCGATCGGCCTGCCGCTGCTGCTGGTCGCGCTCGTCGCCGGCTTCTCCCTGTTCGTGCCGCAATTCGCGACGATCGGCACGCTTCAGTCCTTCATGTACCAGATCCCGATGCTCGGCCTTCTGTCGCTGGCGATGGTCGTGCCCCTGCTGTCGGGCGGGCTCAACCTTGCGATCATCGCCACCGCGAACCAGTCCGCGCTGCTCATGGCCTGGATCATGACCGCCACGATGCCGGCCGAGCCGGGAGGCGCGACGGTCGCGCTCGTGATCGTCGGCGCGCTGCTGGCGGGATTGGCGCTTTGCGTCGTGATCGGCCTGCTGACCGGCGCGTTCGTCGCCTATACCGGCGTCCATCCCATCCTGGTCACGCTCGGCACCAAGTCGCTGCTCGACGGCATCAGCATCTATCTGACCCGCGGCACGGTCATCTCGGGCATTCCGCCGATCTATGCCGAGATCGGCAACATGACCTTTCTGGGCCTGCCTGCGACCTTCATCGTGTTCGCGCTCGCGGCCTTCGTCCTCGCCGTGCTGCTGCAACGCACGCCCTTCGGCATCACCGTCGTCATGGCCGGCTCGAACATCGAGGCGACCCGCTACTCCGCCATCGACACCAGGCGCACGCTGATCGGCGTCTACCTGGTCTCGAGCATCCTGTGCTTCGTCGCATCCACGGTGATGCTGGCGACGTTCAACTCGGCGAGCGCCGGCTACGCGCAGTCCTTCCTCCTGGTCACGATCCTGGCGGCGGTGCTGGGCGGCGTCGATCCGTTCGGCGGCTTCGGCAAGGTTTCGGGCCTGCTGGTGGCCCTGGCCATCCTCCAGGTGATCTCGTCCGGCTTCAATCAGCTGGGTCTGAGCAATCATCTGACCGTGGCGATCTGGGGGCTGGTCCTGATTGCGGTCATGGCGGTCCAGACCCTGCGCGCGTCGGGGTTCTTCTCGTTCGGCGGTTCGGGTAAAGCCTGA
- a CDS encoding 3-hydroxyacyl-CoA dehydrogenase gives MSEKPDVAIVGTGLVGRAWAITFARGGSRVRLYDATEGAAEKALGFIESVAADLAENELLAGQSPSDLLARITPARDLADVLDGAAYVQESAPEKVEVKRALFAELDAAAAPETILASSSSAIRPSLFTEDLKGRARCLVVHPINPPYLIPAAEVVPAPWTAPETVERARALMLAIGQEPLVMKRELDGFIMNRMQGALLEEAFRLVASGACTAEDVDIGIRSGLALRWSFMGPFETIDLNAPAGIREYVERYQGMYRDMHPDMCVRVDWEGPVLDGIEADRRERLPTDELATRSLWRDRRLMALLRHKRAANDTIGS, from the coding sequence ATGAGCGAGAAGCCTGACGTCGCCATTGTCGGCACCGGCCTGGTCGGCCGGGCCTGGGCGATCACCTTCGCGCGCGGCGGCAGCCGGGTCCGCCTCTACGATGCGACCGAGGGGGCGGCGGAGAAGGCGCTGGGCTTCATCGAGAGCGTCGCGGCCGACCTGGCCGAGAACGAGCTGCTGGCCGGGCAGAGCCCAAGCGACCTGCTGGCGCGCATCACGCCGGCGAGGGATCTCGCCGACGTCTTGGACGGGGCGGCCTATGTGCAGGAGAGCGCGCCTGAGAAGGTCGAGGTCAAGCGCGCGCTGTTCGCCGAGCTCGACGCGGCGGCCGCGCCGGAGACCATCCTTGCCAGCTCGTCCTCGGCGATCCGGCCGTCTTTGTTCACTGAGGACCTGAAGGGCCGGGCGCGCTGCCTGGTCGTGCACCCGATCAACCCGCCCTACCTCATCCCGGCGGCGGAAGTCGTGCCCGCGCCCTGGACCGCCCCCGAGACGGTCGAGCGGGCGCGGGCTCTCATGCTGGCGATCGGCCAGGAGCCCCTGGTCATGAAGCGCGAGCTCGACGGCTTCATCATGAACCGGATGCAGGGCGCCCTGCTCGAGGAGGCGTTCCGGCTGGTCGCCTCGGGTGCCTGCACCGCCGAGGACGTCGATATCGGCATCCGTAGCGGCTTGGCGCTGCGCTGGTCGTTCATGGGGCCGTTCGAGACGATCGACCTGAACGCGCCGGCCGGCATCCGCGAATATGTCGAGCGCTATCAGGGCATGTATCGGGATATGCACCCCGACATGTGCGTGCGCGTCGACTGGGAAGGCCCCGTGCTCGACGGCATCGAAGCCGACCGGCGCGAGCGGCTGCCGACCGACGAGCTGGCGACCCGCTCGCTGTGGCGCGACCGGCGGTTGATGGCGCTGCTCCGTCACAAGCGCGCGGCGAACGACACAATCGGATCGTAA
- a CDS encoding class I SAM-dependent methyltransferase, which yields MSAAPAIDLPDLYRRVTRRYDGGSRFARGYVYWKLRTDPVHAAILDLAAGEDLGDVVDIGCGHGQLGIALLEAGLARSVLGLDVIARHLEGAARAAAGLPFRTQLQDLAAQSRVPSGDTVMIIDVLHTLTTDAQAGLLAEAARAARERILVRTLDPDRGARSRLTRGMERLSRRFWPNAGRHVNPMPLSWMASRLEPEGFATESVPCWQGTPFASMLLVARRP from the coding sequence GTGAGCGCGGCTCCCGCCATAGACCTTCCCGACCTCTACCGGCGGGTGACGCGACGCTATGACGGCGGCAGCCGGTTCGCGCGCGGCTACGTCTACTGGAAGCTGCGCACCGATCCCGTCCATGCCGCCATCCTCGACCTGGCGGCGGGCGAGGATCTGGGCGACGTGGTCGATATCGGCTGCGGTCACGGCCAACTCGGCATCGCCCTGCTCGAGGCCGGCCTCGCCCGCTCCGTCCTCGGGCTGGATGTCATCGCCCGGCATCTCGAAGGCGCGGCGCGTGCCGCCGCCGGTCTTCCCTTTCGCACGCAGCTCCAGGATCTCGCCGCGCAAAGCCGCGTGCCCTCGGGCGATACCGTCATGATCATCGACGTGCTGCACACGTTGACGACCGACGCCCAAGCCGGCCTTCTCGCCGAGGCGGCGCGGGCCGCTCGTGAGCGCATCCTGGTCCGCACGCTCGATCCGGACAGGGGCGCGCGCAGCCGCCTGACCCGCGGCATGGAACGCCTGAGCCGGCGCTTCTGGCCGAATGCCGGCCGGCACGTCAATCCGATGCCCTTGTCCTGGATGGCCTCCCGCCTCGAGCCGGAGGGCTTCGCCACCGAATCCGTGCCCTGCTGGCAGGGGACGCCGTTCGCCAGCATGCTCCTCGTCGCCAGACGGCCGTGA
- a CDS encoding MipA/OmpV family protein, with amino-acid sequence MSIALCLRIAALSAAVLTTAFASAVCAQPATLPEEATGPDSAAARDEDGSRPLWEIGVAAFGARDPDYPASDESSYNGLVLPYVIYRGDVLQLGERGIARGLFVDTDRVEFDVSLSGSFPVDADDNDARDGMDDLDFLGEIGPQLTLKLLPPRQEHALDLAFPIRAVLSTDLSSGEYRGLSLSPQLQYRYRPEGGATRYSASVGPSFGLNGLNDYFYTVRSKDVRAGRPRYEADNGYIGTALNLGVSHALSDSVRVYGGTQLGLYAGSANEDSPLHTSDYGVSVAGGISWSFWQSEARVPADR; translated from the coding sequence ATGTCCATCGCGCTCTGCCTGCGGATCGCCGCCCTGTCCGCTGCCGTCCTGACAACGGCATTCGCGTCTGCCGTGTGCGCCCAGCCTGCGACCCTTCCCGAGGAGGCGACAGGCCCGGACTCGGCCGCGGCTCGGGACGAGGACGGCTCGCGGCCGCTCTGGGAGATAGGCGTCGCCGCGTTCGGCGCGCGCGACCCCGACTATCCCGCGTCGGACGAGAGCTCCTATAACGGCCTCGTCCTGCCCTACGTGATCTATCGCGGCGACGTCCTGCAACTGGGCGAGCGCGGGATCGCTCGCGGCCTGTTCGTCGACACCGACCGCGTCGAGTTCGATGTCAGCCTGTCCGGCTCGTTCCCGGTCGACGCCGACGACAACGACGCGCGCGACGGCATGGACGACCTCGACTTTCTCGGCGAGATCGGGCCGCAGCTGACCCTCAAGCTCCTGCCGCCGCGCCAGGAGCACGCGCTCGATCTCGCCTTCCCGATCCGCGCCGTGCTGTCGACCGACCTCAGCTCGGGCGAGTATCGCGGCCTGTCCTTAAGTCCGCAGCTTCAGTACCGCTATCGGCCCGAAGGAGGCGCGACGCGCTATTCCGCTAGCGTGGGTCCGAGCTTCGGCCTGAATGGGCTGAACGACTACTTCTACACCGTGCGAAGCAAGGACGTCCGTGCCGGCCGGCCGCGCTACGAGGCCGACAACGGCTATATCGGCACGGCGCTCAATCTCGGTGTCAGCCACGCGCTCTCGGACAGCGTGCGGGTCTATGGCGGCACGCAACTCGGCCTGTATGCCGGCAGCGCCAACGAGGACAGCCCGCTGCACACGAGCGACTACGGCGTGAGCGTCGCGGGCGGGATCAGCTGGTCGTTCTGGCAGTCCGAGGCGCGGGTTCCGGCCGATCGCTGA
- a CDS encoding ABC transporter permease, whose translation MPDAHGLLHRLRRRPESWLLAVIVLACIVLGLLTPNFLTLSNAVDLLESYSVQAIMALGLFVVLVSGGIDISFAATASVAQYVAALMASSLGLPAFVCIAIGLLVGVALGAINAALIHYLRITSIIATIATMSVYFSFLMYFTGGRSIYSLPDWWVTRVTFWQTETADGYLVRITLPIVVFAIASVLTWLVMNRTAIGRQLYALGGNPEAARRIGANIAALHFFAYGFLGFMAALAGLLQAHRVAESVPNALFGGELAVLSAVVLGGASLMGGIGTVPGVLCGIVLLAILQNGLNLLGVSPYFFQIVIGLVILVSTAVTTLSARSGRRYRLAHKEPARG comes from the coding sequence ATGCCTGACGCGCACGGCCTGCTGCACCGCCTGCGCCGCCGGCCCGAGAGCTGGCTGCTCGCCGTGATCGTCCTCGCCTGCATCGTGCTCGGCCTGCTGACGCCGAACTTCCTGACCCTCTCGAACGCCGTCGACCTGCTCGAGAGCTATTCGGTGCAGGCGATCATGGCGCTCGGCCTGTTCGTCGTCCTGGTCTCGGGCGGAATCGACATTTCGTTCGCGGCGACCGCTTCGGTCGCGCAATACGTGGCCGCGCTGATGGCCTCGAGCCTGGGCCTGCCGGCCTTCGTCTGCATCGCCATCGGCCTGCTGGTCGGCGTGGCGCTGGGCGCGATCAACGCCGCGCTCATCCACTATCTGCGCATCACCTCGATCATCGCGACGATCGCGACCATGAGCGTGTATTTCTCGTTCCTCATGTATTTCACCGGGGGCCGGTCGATCTATTCCCTGCCGGACTGGTGGGTCACGCGGGTCACCTTCTGGCAGACCGAGACCGCCGACGGCTATCTCGTGCGCATCACCTTGCCGATCGTCGTCTTCGCGATCGCCTCGGTCCTGACCTGGCTGGTGATGAACCGGACCGCGATAGGCCGCCAGCTCTACGCCCTGGGCGGCAATCCCGAGGCGGCCCGGCGGATCGGCGCCAACATCGCCGCGCTGCACTTCTTCGCCTACGGCTTTCTCGGCTTCATGGCGGCGCTGGCCGGCCTGCTCCAGGCGCACCGGGTGGCGGAAAGCGTGCCCAACGCCCTGTTCGGCGGCGAGCTCGCCGTTCTCTCCGCCGTGGTGCTGGGCGGAGCCAGCCTGATGGGCGGGATCGGCACGGTGCCGGGCGTGCTCTGCGGCATCGTCCTCCTGGCCATCCTGCAGAACGGCCTGAACCTCCTGGGCGTCTCGCCCTACTTCTTCCAGATCGTGATCGGCCTGGTCATCCTGGTCTCGACCGCGGTCACCACGCTGAGCGCCAGGTCCGGCCGCCGCTACCGCCTGGCGCACAAGGAGCCTGCTCGTGGCTGA